The Deltaproteobacteria bacterium nucleotide sequence TCCTCGCTCACCGGAATCGGGGCCCGGCCCGCGTAGGCCGAGACGGATGAGACGTGCACGATGCGGTGGACGCCGGCCGCCACCGCGGCCGCGAGCACGTTCTCGGTGCCCCGGACGTTGGTCCGCAGGTGATCGGCTCGCCGCCAGTTGCGGACGGGCAGCAAGGCGGCGTTCGACACCACGGCGTCCGCCCCGGCAAAGCCGCGCGCGAGCAGGTCCGGTTCGGCCAGGTCGGCGCGCCTGAGCTCGACGCCCTCGGCGACGAGCGCCGGGACCTTGTCCGGGTTCCGCACGACGCCCACGACGCGCGCCCCGCGCGCCGCGAGCGCGCGCACGATGTAGCGGCCGAGAAAGCCGGTCGCGCCGGTGAGCGCGACGGTGGCGTTCACGCCTACCTGCAGGTGAGCGCGCTGGCGCCGAGGGCGCAGCTCGGCGACGGCGGCGGGCCGGCAAACGGGGCCTCGCCGCACTGGCCCGCGGCGGAATCGAAGGCCAGGGTCACGCGCACCGGGACCCCGGCCGGCGTCACCGCATAGCCGCCGTTTCGCCCCGTGGCGTTGAACTGCACGAGCCCTGGCGTCGAGCTGGTCTTGAACGACGCCTTGACGATCCCCCCGATGCCTCCGAGACCGTTCCGGTAGCTCCATCGCGTACCGGAGGCGTTCGATTTCCAGCCGGTCTGCGTCGCGTAGTCGTAGGCCCCGCCGGGAATCACGGCGTCGAGGACCGTCGCCGCGCTGGCGTCGGTGATCAGGATGCGGACGCCGCTCGTCGCCGGGTCGAGTGCCGGCGAGAACGGGAACGGCAGCGTCATCTCGCCGCGCAGCTTCAGGCGGTCGTCGCCCGGTGGCGTGGAGAGCCCCGCGATCGTGAGCTTCGGCTTCGCGACCGCGGCGCCCCCAGTGCAGGGGTCGCACGCGTCGCCGCTGCCGTCGCCGTCCGCGTCGGCTTGATCCGGGTTCGGGTCGGCGGGGCAGTTGTCGGCCGCGTCACAGACCCCGTCGCCGTCCGCGTCGGGGCAGGGCGGGATGGTGGTGGTGGTCGTCGAGATCGTGCTGCTCGTGGTGGTCGGCGGGAGCGTGGTCGTCGTGGTCGTCGAGACGGGCGCGGTCGTCGAGGTCGACGTGCTCGTGGTGCTGGTGGTGGTCGACGTCGTGGTGCTGGTCACGGTCGTGGTCGGGGGCTCCGTCGTGGTGGTCGGGGGCTCGGTGGTCGTGGTCGGCGGCGCGGTCGTCGTGGTCGAGGGCTCGGTCGTGGTGGTGGTGGTGGTCGTGGGCGGCAGCGTGGTGGTCGTCGGGGGTGCCGTGGTGGTGGTCGTGGTCGAGGTCGGCGGCGCGGTCGTGGTCGTGGACGTGGTGGTGGTCGTCGTCGTGGACGTGGTGCTGGTGGTGGTCGTTGTGGTCGTGCTCGTCGTGGTGGTGGTCGGAAGGGTCGTGAGCGTTCCGACGAGGGCGGGGCCGCCCGAGCGTTCCGAGCGCGTCTTCCACCAGAACGTGGCGTCGTGGCTGTTGTTGGAGTCGTGCGCCTGCTTCCACTTGTAGGTCCCGTTGCACGTCGTCCCGTTGGTCACGGTGAACTCGGCGAGGGCGATCGCATGGTCGTCGCCGTCGAAGAAGCCGGGGTGCTTGCACACGCCCACGACGTCGATGCCGGGGCCCTTGGTCCCCTGCGTGACGGTGTCGTCCACCTCTCCCGAGGGACAGGTACTCCCCATCGTGAAGGTGCTGCTGAAGTGATTGTACGCCACCGGCGACGACGTCGAGTTGGACCCGGTGGCCGCGACCCGCGGCGCCGCCGTGAACAGCCAGTCGAGGATGCGGGTCTTCGCGGCGGCGAGCGCCGCGGCGTGGTTCGCGTCGCTCGAGTGGTCGATCGCGCTGTGGCAGAAGGAGCCGTACTTCTGCCCGTGCGAGGGCCGGTAGGTCTGGCCCGGCGCCGGCGTCATGTCGAGCCCGACCGACCATGGGCTCCCCTGCGCGTCATACGGAAGCGACCCGTCGCTCCATCCCGTCCAGGCCGCCGGCGAGCAGCTCGCCCATGACGTCAGCATCAGCGCGCGCTTGTTCTTCGCCACCCAGTCGCCGGCCCCGAACCCATCCACCCGACCCGCGTACTCGCACCAGCCGTTGCCCGGCGCGCAGGAGGAGCCGAAGCCGGCGATCGCGTCGCCGTCCTTGCAGGCGGTCTCGAAGCTCGTGAAGCCGACGACGTTGTACTTGCTGCTGCCGAGCGCGTCGACCATGCCCTGGATGGTGACCACGCCCGCGATGCGATTCTGTACGCCCCAGTCCGTGCTCCCGACGCCGCCCGGGCCCGCGTTGGCGGCGACCTCCAACGCCACCCGCGCCCCGCTGCTGTGGCCGATCAGGACGATGTTCGCCGCGGGGGCGGGGTAGAGGCGGTTGATCTCGCGGGCGAGGCGGTAGCGCCACTCGTAGGCCGTGGTGCACGGGTCGCCCTGCTGGGAGGTGGTGCAGCCCGGGTCGCCAACCTCCCAGTCGTCCATGTTGATCGGGTCGGGCGAGTCCGAGGGGTGGTAGCCGGACGGCGTCGCCGTGTAGAGGTTCGCGCGGGCGCTGTGGGTCACCACGGTGGTCCCCGGATGGGCCGCCTGGTAGCTCGCGATGCGACCCGGAAGGTCGGCGTTCACCGCCTGCTCGAGGTCCGTGAACGAGCTCTGCGCGTTCTGCCGCTCGTTCTGGCAGCTCTTCACGCCGTGGACGTAGAGGAGATTGATCTCCACGGTGGCCGCCGCCGACCCACGCGGGACCAGGAAGAGGAAAGACAGGCTGGCGGCCCAGGCGGGCTGCGTGCGAGCCATGAGTGGAGCGATCTTCGATATGTCGGGGCGGAATGCAATGTCAATGTGAAAGATCGGATAGCACGGCAATCCTGCCCGATCCCGCAAGGTGTCGCGGGGGTGGATCGAGTCGCCACGGTCCAGCACGTGGCATGTCTGTTGCTCGGGCAATGCCTGAGGAGTCCGCCGCTGCGACCGCCGCAGCAAACCACCGCAGGTCTGATAGGCCTCGCCCTCTTGCGGCTCGCGCCTTCCACGGCGACGGCGGCGACCCTGACCCGAGGCCCCTACCTGCAGCTGCTGACACGGCAGTCGGTCACGGTCGTCTGGAACACGGAGGCGGCGGCCGCCTGCGCACTTGCGATACGCCCGCTCGACGGGATGCCGACCGTGCGCGCGGGCGGGACCGGGACGGTCTGCGCCATCGCCGTCGACGGCCTGACGCCGGGCGCAGCCTATGCCTACGCGCCCCTTGCCGACGGCGTCCCGCTCGCTCCCGAGGCGGTGTTCCGGACCGACGACGCGAACCGGCCCTTCAGCTTCCTGGTCATCGGCGACTCCGGGTGCGACTGCTCGGATCAGCTGGCCGTGCGCGACACGATGCTCAAGACGCCGGCCGACTTCATCCTCCACACCGGCGACATGGTCTACGACACCGGCGCGCCACAGGACTTCGACCCCTCCTTCTTCGCGCCCTACCGGGATCTCATCCGCCGGCTCGTGCTCTGGCCCTGCCTCGGGAATCACGACGTCGAGACCGCGGGCGGCGCGCCCTGGCGCGACGTCTTCCATACCCCGGCCAACAATCCGGCCGGCAGCGAGGACTACTACTCGTTCGACGACGGGAACGCGCACGTGGTGGTGCTCGACAGCAACGCCAGCACGAGACCCGGCAGCGCGCAGTACACCTTCCTCGACCATGATCTCGCGGCCAGCACCGCCACCTGGAAGCTCGTTGCTTTCCACCACACGATCTACTCGAGTGGAGGGGTACACGGCAGCAACCTCACCATCCGGGCCAACCTCGTGCCGCTCTTCGACGCGCACGGCGTCGACCTCGTGCTCATGGGGCACGAGCACAACTACGAGCGCACGAAGCCCCTGCGCGGCAACCAGGTGGTCTCGGCGGGCCAGGGCACGACCTACATCACGACCGGCGGGGGCGGGCAGGCACTGTACCGGGTCGGGTCGAGCAGCTTCACGGCTCACTCGGAATCGGTCCACCACTTCACGCGCCTGGCGGTGAACGATGGCAGCCTCCTCGCGCAGATGATCCGCACGGACGGGACGATCGGGGACGAGGTGATGCTCATGAAGGGCGGCGTGCCGCTTCCGCCGCGGTGCGGGGATGGGCTCGTCAACCAGCCGGGCGAGCAGTGCGACGGGGCGGACCGCGCGGCCTGCGCCGGCCCGTGCGCCGCGGATTGCACCTGCGCGCCGGTGTGCGGCGACGGGCGCGTCGATCCGCCGGCCGAGGCGTGCGACGGGTCGGATGACGCCGCCTGCCCGGGGCTCTGCCTGTCGAGCTGTCGGTGCGGCGACCCGGCGGACTTCCTCACCCTTCCCCCCGCGGCCGACACCTTCATCGAGTCGGGAACCCAGGCGACGTGGGATCACGGCGCCGCCGCCCACCTCGACGCGTCGGCGCTGTCCGACCTGATCTATCTGAAGTTCGACCTCTCGGCGGTGCCGGCGCCCGTGACCCGCGCGACGTTGATGCTGCATTGCATCGACGGCTCGGACGACGGCGGAGCCATCTACCCCGTCGCGGATTCGCGCTGGGTCGAGGGTGACCGGACCGGACTGGACGCCACGAGCGCGCTCGGGCCGGGCCTCAAATGGAGCGACGTGGACACGAACGGCGACGGGGTGGTGGACACGCGCGACACCTCGCCCTGGCTCCCCGAGTTCGCCCGCGCGATGCGCGGGTTCGGCAGCGTGGTGGCCGGCCGCGACTTCACGGTCGACGTGACCCCGGCGTTCCAGGCGGGCCCCGGCCTGTACGCCCTGGCAATCACCACCAACAGCAGCAACAAGGTGACGTACTCGTCCCGCGAGAGTGCGACGCCTCCCGTGCTACGCGTCGAGCTCGCACCTCCGGGGACGACCACCACCACGAGCACGTCGATGACCTCGACGACCAGCTCGACCGTGCCGACCACGTCGACCACCGTGCCGACGACGTCCACCTCCACGACGTCGACCACGACGTCGGTCACCTCCACGACGTCCGCCACAACGACCTCGACAACCAGCTCCACCACCTCGTCGACCTCGACCACGTCGACCACCGTGCTGGCGACCACGACGTCCACCACCTCCACCACAACAACGACGTCAACGACCAGCTCGACCGTGCCGACCACGTCGACCACCGTGCCGGCGACCACGACGTCCACCACGACGACCTCGACCAGCACCACGACCACGCCGACATCTCCGAGCGCGACAACCTCCACCACGACATCTGTCGTTCCCAGCACGACGACATTGCCGCCGGGAACGACGTCCACCACCACGCCCCCCGACGACTGCCAGACGGATGCCGATTGCGATCGTGATGATCCGTGCAGGCCGAGGCGCTGCGTGGCGCAGCGCTGTCAGGACGCGCCGCTCATGGGTCTCGAGGCGGTGCGCTGCGCGCTGGCGCTCGAGGGAGAGCGGGCACTCGCATGTGGCGGGAGGCGGTTACCGCCGACCCTGAGTCTCGCACTCGGCCGGACCCGGGCTGCGATCGAGGCAGCGGAGAGCTCGGGCAGCGTGAAGCACGCGAGGAATGCCCTCCGCGGCGCCCTGCGGTTGCTCGACGCCGCGGCTCGCAAGCTCCGCAAGACCGAAGCCAGCCATGCGATCGATGCCGACTGCGGCAGGGCGCTGAGGGGAGTGCTCCGCGACGCGAGGGTCCTGGCCAAGCGCTATCTGAAGAACCGGCCCGAGACTGCCGCGCGGACTGCCGTCCCGCGCGGGCCCCAGAGGATCGGCACCGCAGACTGAGCCCTCAGCGACGCCCGTTCACGGGCCGGAGGTTGTCCGACGTTCGCCCGTGATACGCGTCGATCGCCGAGAGAACCTGGAGGTATCCCGGCCAGCCGTAGAGCGGGATCAGCCCGAGCCAGAACTTCTTCTGCGGGCAGTTCTCGAAGAAGTCGCCCCAGCCCGCGTTGTAGTACTCGCCGAGACCCGGATGGGCGACCGAGAGCCAGGCGGCCCTGCGTGCGTCGCCGATGGTGCGGGCGCCGGCGGGCAGCGCCGCGCCGACTACCAGGGCGGTCACCATCATCCACCGTTTCATGACACCTCCAGATCGTCCCTCGCAGGCGTAGCCGGTGACCGGAGACGAGCGCAATCCCGCTGCGACCGCCCGCCGCAACCGCTAGACCAGCGCAAAGCGGCGCGCGTCCGGTCCCCACGGCGGTGCCCTGCGAATGGCGTCGATGACCACGTCGGACGACCCGACGACCCTCCACATGTCGCGGTGGCGCGGGTCCATGAAACGCTCGGCGATGCAGCGCTCGAGCAGCGCGACGAGCGGGTCGAAGAAGCTGCGCACGTTGACGAGCACGATCGGGTGGCCGTGCAGGCCGAGGCGCTTCCAGGTGATGGCCTCCATCAGCTCCTCGAGCGTGCCGGAGCCCCCCGGGAGGGCGACGATCGCGTCGACCTCCTCGATCATCAATCGCTTGCGCTCGTGGAGGTCGCCGACCAGGCGGAGCTCCGTCAAGCGCGGATGCCCCCACTCGAGGTCGTACATGAAGCGCGGCAGCACGCCGATCACCTTCCCGCCCGCCGCCAGCGCGGCGTCGGCGAGCGCCCCCATGGAGCCGACCGCACCGCCGCCGTAGACGATGGCGACGCCCCGCTGGGCGAGCGCCCGGCCCAGACACGCCGCCGCTTCGTAGTACGCTCCGTCGGTCTGACGGCTGGACGCGCAGTACACGCACACCCGCTCGAGCCTCATGGTCGAGCGTCGCACTCTAGCGCGCCGTGTCGGGCGCCGTCGACAGGTGCCCGCCCCTCGCGCTAAGGGAACCGCGATGTACCTCGACTACACCCCCGAGCAGCAGGCGCTCCGTCGCGAGCTGCGCGCCTACTTCGGCCGCCTGGTCACGCCGGAGTACCAGGCGGAGCTCTCCCGCAGCGAGGGCGGCGGGCCGCTCTACATGCAGGCGGTCCGCAAGCTCGGCGCCGACGGCTGGCTCGGCATCGGCTGGCCCACGGAGTTCGGCGGCCAGGGCCGATCGCCGATCGAGCAGTTCATCTTCTTCGACGAGGCCGCGCGCGCCGGCGTCATGCTGCCGACGCTCACCATCAATGCCGTCGCGCCGGCCATCATGCAGTACGGCACCCCGGCGCAGAAGGCCGAATACCTGCCCCGCATCCTGGGCGGTGAGGTGCACTTCGCGATCGGCTACACGGAGCCCTCGGCCGGCACCGACCTCGCCTCGCTCAAGACCCGCGCCGTGCGCGACGGCGACGAGTGGGTCATCGACGGCACCAAGGTGTTCACCAGCCAGGCCGAGTACGCCGACTACATCTGGCTCGCCGCCCGCACGGACCCGAACGCCCCCAAGCACAAGGGGCTCTCGATCTTCATCGTGCCGACCAGCTCCCGCGGCTACAAGATCACGCCCATCTGGACGATGGGCGACGTGCGCACCAACACCACCTACTACGAGGACGTGCGCGTCCCGGCTGCGAACCTGGTCGGCGAGCTGAACGAGGGCTGGTGGCTCATCGTCACGCAGCTGAACCACGAGCGCGTCGCCCTCATGTCGCTCGGCCACGTCGACCGCATCTTCGAGGACGTCAGACGCTGGGCGCAGGAGACGCGGCTCGCCGGCGGTGGGTGGGTGATCGACCGGCCGTGGGTGCAGACGCACCTCGCCCGCGTGTATGCGGGCCTCGAGGTCCTGAAGCTCCTCAACTGGCAGCAGGCGTGGAGCATGACCCGCGGCACCCTCAACTATGCTGAGGCGTCCACCGTGAAGGTCTTCGGCAGCGAGTTCTACGTCGAGGCCTACCGCCTGCTGCTCGAGGTGCTGGGCGAGACGGGCGCGCTCAAGCGCGGCTCGCCCGACGCCGTCCTGCGGGGCCGCGTGGAGCGCATGTACCGCGCCACGCTCATCCTCACCTTCGGGGGCGGCACCAACGAGACGCAGCGCGACATCATCGCGATGGCGGGGCTCTCGATGCCCCGCTCGCGCTGAGGGTGCCGATGGACTTCTCGTTCACGCCCGAGCAGGAGGCGCTCCGCGAGCTGGCGCGCCGTATCCTCGAGGACCACGTGACGGCCGCGCGCCTGAAGGCGGTCGAGGCCGCGCCCGACGGATTCGATCGGGCAGCCTGGCACGCGCTCGCCGAGGCGAGGCTCCTCGGGGTGGCGCTGCCTGAGGACGACGGGGGCAGCGGCCTCGGCGTCCTCGAGCTCTGCCTCCTCCTCGAGCAGGTGGGCCGCGCCGTGGCGCCCGTCCCGGTCTTCCCGACGCTCGTCCTCGGCGCGCTCGCGATCGCCGAGTTCGGCACCGCCGAGCAGCGCCGCCGCTGGCTGCCGGGCGTGGCGACGGGCGAGGTCGTGCTCACCGCGGCGCTCGTCGAGCCCGGAGCCGACGACCCCGGGATGCCGGCGGCCGCGGCGGCGCGTGATGCCGCCTCGTGGCGGGTCGACGGCGTCAAGACGTGCGTTCCCGCGGCGCAGCTGGCGGCACGTGTGCTGGTGCCCGCCCGCCTGGCGGACGGCAGCGTCGGCATCTTCCTCGTCGACCCGCGCGGCCGCGGCTGCACGCTCGAACGCCAGGTGGCCACCAACCGCGAGCCGCAGGCGCGGCTCGTCCTCGACGGCGCGCCCGGCGACGTCCTGCCGGGCGCCAACGTCGGCTGGCTCGTCGAGCGCGCGCTCGTCGGACTCGCCGCGATGCAGCTCGGCGTGACCGAGCGGGCGCTCCGGCTGACGGCCGAGTACACGGCGCGCCGCGAGCAGTTCGACCGCCCGATCGCGAGCTTCCAGGCCGTACACCAGCGCGCGGCGGACGCCTACATCGACGTCGAGGCGATCCGCCTGACCACCTGGCAGGCGGCGTGGCGGCTCGCGGCCGGTCTCCCGGCGACGGCCGAGGTGGCGGTCGCGAAGTTCTGGGCGTCGGAAGCCGCGCACCGCGTCGTGTATGCCGCGCAGCACCTGCACGGCGGCATCGGCGTCGACATCGACTACCCCCTCCATCGCTACTATCTCTGGGCGAAGCAGATCGAGCTGACGCTCGGCTCCGGCACTCGCCAGCTCGTCCGCCTGGGCGCCGAGCTGGCGGCGCGGCCGCCGGACGGGTAGTGGACCGACGACACCTCGGTCTCGGCCTCCTCTGCGTCGGGCTCGCGGCGCTCGCCAACCTCCTCGGCGGCGCCGTCGTGACGCTCCGGCGCTGGGACGACCGCTTCCTCCGCTACGCCGTCGCGCTCGGCGCGGGGTTCATGCTGGCGGCCGTGATCTTGAAGATGCTGCCTGAGAGCCAGCACCTCACGTCGCTCGCTCCCGCCCTGGTCCTCGCCGGCTACCTGCTCGTGCACCTCTTCGAGCACACGGTCGCGCGCCACTTCCACTTCGGCGAGGAGATCCACCCGGAGCTGCTCTCCGCGAACGCCGGCGCCTCGGCGCTCCTCGGCCTTCTCGTGCACAGCTTCTTCGACGGCATCTCGATCGGGTCGGCCTTCATCATCGACCGGGCGCTCGGGCTGCTCGTCTTTTCCGCCATCGTCCTCCACAAGGCGCCCGAAGGGTTCGCCATCGCCTCGGTGGTGCTCGCGACGGGCGGCAGCCGGCGCCAGGCGCTCCTCGCCGCCTCCGCCGTCGGCACGGCAAGCATCCTCGGCGGGTTCTCGATCTTCGGCCTGCAGACGCTCGTCGGCCCCGCGCTCGGCATCTCGGCCGGCGTGACGCTCTACGTCGCCGCCTCCGACCTGGTGCCGGAGGTGAACCGGGAGGGAGGCACGGCGATCGCGCTCACGGTGTTCGCGGGCGTGCTGCTCTACTACCTGACCGAGCGGGTGCTCGAGGCCTCGGGGCTCTGAGGTCGCCGGGGGGGTACCGAGTTTTTCCAGGTTCCCTAACCTATTGTGGTATAGCAACTCACCCCCTAATGGGTGCGCCGGGATGGCGGAGGGCGCTACACGCAAGCCCCGACGGTCGCTCCCGGATCGGTCGCTCGACCTGTCAAGGTAGGGAGGGAGGCAACTTGCGAATCCAGACACGGAGGCTGCGAAGCGCGACGTCGGTCGTGGCGGGCGCGATCATCGTCCTCGCACTGTCGGGACAGGCCGTCCGCGCGCAGCCCCTGGCGGCGCGCGACGTGGAGCCGGTGGTGCTGACCGGCAAGCAAGTGCGGGCCTGGTCGGGTCCGGCCGCGGAGGTGACCTGCACGCCCGTGGCCGCCAGTCCCGGGCGCGATGCCCACAAGGGGACCGTCATCGCGCCCCCGGCTACCGGCGTGCCTGTCGATCAGGTCGTGGCCTTCAAGTGGGACGGGCTGCAGTGGGTCGAGATCCCCGTGCAGGTCGACCAGATGTACTACTACTGCCTCGGCAACCCCAACTCCCAGACCTTCGGCCAGTTCTACTCCCAGACCGACAAGGAGCTCACCTACGCCTGGGACGTCGAGGCGTGGAAGAAGACGGCGGGCCAGTGCTCCGCCACCTACCCGTCGAGCCCGCCGTCGATGACGGGGCCGATGCCGGATCCGGTCTCCACGCTCGACGACGACGACGAGATCGTCTTCATGGCCCGCGATACGGGCGCGCAGGTGCCGCTCGGCACGCTGCCGCCTCCCGGCACCAGCAACGGGCAGGCAGTGGCGATCACCGACCCGCTCGACCCCTCCAGCGTCCGCTTCGTCTACCTCTTCCTGCGGCCCGGCGGCTCGGCGTTCAACACCTCGAACGGCTACGTCTCCTACGTCCGCGACGCGGACGCCGACGAGTGGATCGACAAGTGCAGCTTCCGGGACGACAGCCCCGAGAAGCTCGGCTCGAGCAACTCGGGCTACGGGCCGAACCTCTCCGGGACGGTCTGCCGCACGGCGAGCAGCGCCCCCGGCGGCTGCCCCAACGTCGCCGACGGCACCCCGCGCCCGTCCACCGACCGCTTCCCGCGTGACGGCGTCACCGTGAACACCGACACCTACCAGTGGCACGCGAGCGGCCGCTGGATGGTCCGGAGCCTCCAGATCACCAAGCCGAACCAGACCCGCGCCTACGGCCCCGACCTGATCGACCGCTGGAAGGGGCGCGCCTTCCAGCAGAGCCCGGACTCGACCATCTCGCTGGTCGGCTTCGAGGACGAGCAGGTGAACTGGGAGGGCAACAACGCGCTCCTCGGCGAGCGCGCCGGCCCGGTGCGCGCCATCCGCGAGATCTGGGGCGCCGACTCGGGCACCAACGTCACCAAGACCGAGACCTTCTACCGCGACGTGATCACCTACCACTACCACGTGCGCGTACACCCGATCCCGCCCGACGGCCTCTACACCTCGTGGGACTACAACCGGGGCGTGGTGAGCAAGTACTACAACACGATCAAGCCGGACGGCGTCGACATCGACGGGATGAACGACGACACCGGCAACGTGGACGGCGTGTTCGGCATGCCGGCGTACTTCGACGCCCCGGACCCGACGTTCAACGCGCCCACGGCCGTCCTCAACTGGGAGGAGGTCTCCGGGGCCAGCGACAACGGGTCGCTCGTCTACATCGTGGAGATCAAGGGCGCCACCACGGCGGAGAACCCGGCCGTCGTGCCCTACTACCGCGACGACTCGTGCCTCGACGACGGGACCGGCGACGACCCCGTGTCGCGGCCGTGGCCCGGGGAGGCGTCGGACGACACGCGCGTGATGAACGGCTACTGCGCGGCGGCCGGCAAGCCCAACGGCTGCCACGTCTGCCGGTCGGCCACCGACCCGGGGCCCTGCGACGTCGACTGCAAGCTCGGTCAGACGCAAGGGGCACATGCCGCCCACGGCATCCACTACTTCTTCAGCAACGACACCGACAACCTCGCCGCGCCCGAGGACATCACGGAGATCGACGCCCAGCAGTGGCAGTTCACGGTGCCGACGCCGCAGCCCACGAACGTCGGGCAGCCGTACGGGAACGACGTGATCGCGCCGCTCGAGGCGGCCGTCGTATCCATCGTCGCGCTGCCGGCGGTCACCACGACGACCTTGCCGGAGATCACCACGACCACCTTGCCCGAGGTCACCACCACCACGTTGCCGGGGGTGACCACGACCACCCTCCCGGGCCTCACCACGACGACCACCCCCGCCACCACCACGACCTCCACCACCACCACCTCGACGACGCTGCCGAACCCCGCGCCGCCGAGCGCCGCCAGCGCGTCGGCAGCGACCGATCAGGACACCGCGGTGGACATCACGCTCAGCGGCGCCGACCTGAACGACTGCGAGCTCACCTTCTCGATCGTCACGCCGCCGGGGCACGGGACGCTCGGATCGATCACGAATCACGCGTGCTCGCTCGGCCTGCCGAGCAGCGACACGGCCACGGTCACCTACACCCCGGCCGCCGGCTTCCACGGCAGCGACTCGTTCACCTACACGGTGAACGACGGGTCGACGGACTCGAGCCCCGCCACGGTGAGCATCACGGTGAGGCAGACGAACCCGGCCACGTGCGCCAACGGCCCCGCCTCCGGCTGCCGCCGGCCCACCCGCTCGCGCGCCGCCTCGCTCTCGCTCCGTGACCGGTCGCCCGACAGGAATGACCGGCTGACCTGGCGCTGGGGCCACGGCGCCGCGACCTCCAAGACCGACTTCGGCAACC carries:
- a CDS encoding NAD(P)-dependent oxidoreductase — encoded protein: MELPERSRRHRGDRQGVVQDQLDARARAVQRHGAKRRLCGDAGRGPGARDPGLRFRRGPVRRGPVCRPAAVAELRPRRQRAHLQVGVNATVALTGATGFLGRYIVRALAARGARVVGVVRNPDKVPALVAEGVELRRADLAEPDLLARGFAGADAVVSNAALLPVRNWRRADHLRTNVRGTENVLAAAVAAGVHRIVHVSSVSAYAGRAPIPVSEDHPLLGEDAGRLTPAYGLSKALAERRAWQLAREHRLALTTLRPCLIYGAFDTNFMPIFVALAKLPIAVMPACTWLPMVYAGDVAEAVALALEKPAAIGRAYNVAGEDMTVWRFFRAWREAGGRSARLALPVPFPYRRAYDTTRVRAELGWRSRPVDEALRETLALEPRPWRR
- a CDS encoding TIGR00730 family Rossman fold protein, with translation MRLERVCVYCASSRQTDGAYYEAAACLGRALAQRGVAIVYGGGAVGSMGALADAALAAGGKVIGVLPRFMYDLEWGHPRLTELRLVGDLHERKRLMIEEVDAIVALPGGSGTLEELMEAITWKRLGLHGHPIVLVNVRSFFDPLVALLERCIAERFMDPRHRDMWRVVGSSDVVIDAIRRAPPWGPDARRFALV
- a CDS encoding acyl-CoA dehydrogenase, whose translation is MYLDYTPEQQALRRELRAYFGRLVTPEYQAELSRSEGGGPLYMQAVRKLGADGWLGIGWPTEFGGQGRSPIEQFIFFDEAARAGVMLPTLTINAVAPAIMQYGTPAQKAEYLPRILGGEVHFAIGYTEPSAGTDLASLKTRAVRDGDEWVIDGTKVFTSQAEYADYIWLAARTDPNAPKHKGLSIFIVPTSSRGYKITPIWTMGDVRTNTTYYEDVRVPAANLVGELNEGWWLIVTQLNHERVALMSLGHVDRIFEDVRRWAQETRLAGGGWVIDRPWVQTHLARVYAGLEVLKLLNWQQAWSMTRGTLNYAEASTVKVFGSEFYVEAYRLLLEVLGETGALKRGSPDAVLRGRVERMYRATLILTFGGGTNETQRDIIAMAGLSMPRSR
- a CDS encoding acyl-CoA dehydrogenase, with translation MDFSFTPEQEALRELARRILEDHVTAARLKAVEAAPDGFDRAAWHALAEARLLGVALPEDDGGSGLGVLELCLLLEQVGRAVAPVPVFPTLVLGALAIAEFGTAEQRRRWLPGVATGEVVLTAALVEPGADDPGMPAAAAARDAASWRVDGVKTCVPAAQLAARVLVPARLADGSVGIFLVDPRGRGCTLERQVATNREPQARLVLDGAPGDVLPGANVGWLVERALVGLAAMQLGVTERALRLTAEYTARREQFDRPIASFQAVHQRAADAYIDVEAIRLTTWQAAWRLAAGLPATAEVAVAKFWASEAAHRVVYAAQHLHGGIGVDIDYPLHRYYLWAKQIELTLGSGTRQLVRLGAELAARPPDG
- a CDS encoding ZIP family magnesium transporter is translated as MDRRHLGLGLLCVGLAALANLLGGAVVTLRRWDDRFLRYAVALGAGFMLAAVILKMLPESQHLTSLAPALVLAGYLLVHLFEHTVARHFHFGEEIHPELLSANAGASALLGLLVHSFFDGISIGSAFIIDRALGLLVFSAIVLHKAPEGFAIASVVLATGGSRRQALLAASAVGTASILGGFSIFGLQTLVGPALGISAGVTLYVAASDLVPEVNREGGTAIALTVFAGVLLYYLTERVLEASGL